From the genome of Malus sylvestris chromosome 6, drMalSylv7.2, whole genome shotgun sequence, one region includes:
- the LOC126626274 gene encoding TORTIFOLIA1-like protein 3 — MPPAQNLKHRVFTCLNKLSDRDTHSLAASELESIARTLEPTSVPVFLSCIQSTDASDKSPVRRQCVHLVTVLSETHGDSLSPYLSKMLTSITKRLRDPDSAVRSACQNAVASLSCHVTKPSSFGSFLKPLTDALFTEQDPNSQIGSALCLASGIDAAPDPEPAKLARLLPRLEKLIKCDGYKAKPAVLTLIGSVIASGGATGHGALRSLVPCLVGFLSSEDWAARKAAAEALAKLAVVERDTLSEFKAGSLRTFENRKFDKVKSVREVMSQMMEAWKKIPDLSDEASPPPRSNASSKENASDGDGRHPVRSRNSDTPGSGATQLKKKANSASRSTPPQSSYATTARKTSTLKSKDKKANPGMLGKPDGKKPSDWEAEISALGAPSSAGAFDGGFKETDVNIPERRINGNTKRALFCRSSDNKVHKFGGSRSGSRVAPYHEERTESTVVVSNVTEDNHKNNRECEDLSRIRNQLLQIEKQQSSLLDLVQKFMGNSQTGMRSLETRVQRLELALDGISYDLALSSGRMTKVNSRRSSCCLLPGADFWSSKFWRKTEGRYSTPGLPNSRGIAPAGAMRYRADDGGNAEALENLRFRLQDRSGFIVNPLAEIRSDSRRISDATRH, encoded by the exons ATGCCTCCCGCCCAGAACCTCAAGCACCGGGTCTTCACCTGCCTGAATAAGCTCTCCGACCGTGACACTCATTCCCTCGCAGCTTCCGAGCTCGAATCCATCGCCCGGACCCTCGAACCGACATCCGTACCCGTTTTTCTCTCTTGCATCCAGTCCACCGACGCCTCCGACAAGTCTCCGGTACGCCGACAATGCGTACACCTCGTCACCGTCCTCTCTGAAACTCACGGCGACTCGCTGTCCCCGTACCTCTCCAAAATGCTCACCAGCATTACCAAGCGGCTCCGCGACCCGGACTCGGCGGTCCGATCCGCCTGCCAAAATGCCGTCGCTTCCCTCTCCTGTCACGTCACCAAGCCCTCTTCTTTCGGCTCGTTTCTGAAGCCGCTAACCGACGCGCTTTTCACGGAACAGGACCCGAACTCGCAGATCGGGTCGGCCCTTTGCCTGGCGTCGGGCATCGACGCCGCGCCCGACCCGGAACCCGCGAAGCTGGCGAGGCTGCTACCGAGGCTCGAGAAGCTGATAAAGTGCGACGGATATAAGGCGAAGCCGGCGGTGCTGACGTTGATCGGGTCCGTGATCGCGTCGGGCGGGGCGACCGGTCACGGTGCTTTGAGGAGCTTGGTTCCTTGCCTCGTCGGGTTCCTGAGCAGCGAGGACTGGGCCGCGAGGAAGGCCGCGGCGGAAGCGCTTGCCAAGCTGGCGGTTGTGGAGAGAGACACGTTGTCGGAGTTCAAAGCTGGGTCCTTAAGAACGTTCGAGAATCGGAAGTTTGATAAG GTGAAGAGTGTTAGGGAGGTTATGAGTCAGATGATGGAGGCTTGGAAGAAGATTCCCGATCTCTCCGACGAGGCTTCCCCACCGCCGCGATCAAATGCTTCTTCCAAAG AGAATGCAAGTGATGGTGATGGACGCCATCCGGTTAGGTCTAGAAACAGCGATACTCCTGGTTCCGGAGCTACTCAATTGAAGAAGAAAGCTAACTCGGCTAGCAGATCAACTCCGCCTCAGAGTTCTTATGCTACCACTGCTAGGAAGACAAGTACTTTGAAGAGTAAGGACAAGAAGGCGAATCCAGGGATGTTAGGGAAACCAGACGGTAAGAAGCCTTCAGATTGGGAAGCTGAGATTAGTGCGCTTGGCGCTCCCTCATCGGCTGGGGCCTTTGATGGCGGTTTTAAGGAGACGGATGTGAATATCCCAGAAAGAAGGATCAATGGGAACACAAAACGGGCCTTGTTCTGTAGGAGTTCTGATAACAAAGTGCACAAATTTGGTGGGTCAAGGTCAGGATCTCGTGTGGCTCCGTATCATGAGGAGAGGACAGAATCTACCGTTGTTGTCAGTAATGTTACCGAGGATAATCATAAGAACAACAGAGAATGCGAGGATTTATCACGAATCCGCAATCAACTTCTTCAGATTGAAAAGCAGCAGTCCAGCTTACTTGATCTCGTGCAG AAATTCATGGGCAACTCGCAAACTGGAATGCGTTCGTTGGAGACTCGTGTACAACGGCTAGAGCTAGCACTGGATGGGATCTCATATGATTTGGCTTTGTCAAGTGGAAGGATGACCAAAGTCAACTCACGCCGCAGCTCGTGTTGCCTGCTGCCTGGTGCTGATTTTTGGAGTTCCAAGTTCTGGAGGAAAACAGAAGGCAGGTACTCAACGCCAGGGCTTCCTAATTCCAGGGGCATTGCACCGGCAGGAGCCATGCGCTACAGAGCAGATGACGGTGGCAATGCTGAAGCATTGGAGAACCTTAGGTTTCGGCTCCAGGATAGGAGTGGCTTCATTGTAAACCCTTTGGCAGAGATTCGGAGTGACTCAAGGCGTATATCAGATGCCACACGTCACTAG
- the LOC126626275 gene encoding uncharacterized protein LOC126626275, with amino-acid sequence MGESEKLTALKKAYAEIILDTAKEAASRIVVSERKALRFQRELFSSKDEAFRMLLRLKQMLDSKDDETKTMSLSQQEKIDELEAQLQEAEDIVKELREELSEVQAQLKKARSNPRQSDEQNLQGNTAARGSITSQLNSISNGTYDSLKDKYCVCNPDFASLVVRSKEPELYRNGCTQRIRAFESNLLDEKFSLSGLVDDGKNVTIIRGDDEHLRKTPKPNGDNTNGVEENPKELKVMQADGSHIQAPAFKSFQKKRKRAARFRRSKAPSCRYLDPHQLMEMRQVSDFSCSRTSASSLNSSVLTDNASKKSEDEIHKVTSSISIPKLPSDTTEMSTWSECANVTENDSGQKATTFVEESRLTGQECVSAESLAVLACKRDVEKDYPLHKSNTKVSNLDDGTTSQPENNKFLKYTFCRKRKKGTLNNPESKSLLHNDTLERKTVEEQNGSLEPQKSSLLLKSSQDSRRLAQVARQLISLSEKKWWQ; translated from the exons ATGGGCGAGTCCGAG AAATTGACGGCGCTGAAGAAGGCGTACGCCGAGATAATCCTCGACACGGCGAAAGAGGCGGCGTCGCGAATTGTGGTGTCGGAGAGGAAAGCTCTGCGGTTTCAGAGGGAGCTCTTTTCGTCGAAAGACGAGGCCTTTCGGATGCTTCTCAGGCTCAAACAAATGTTGGATTCCAAG GATGACGAGACAAAGACGATGTCTTTGAGTCAACAAGAAAAGATTGACGAGCTCGAAGCCCAGCTGCAGGAAGCTGAGGATATAGTGAAGGAGCTTAGGGAAGAGTTGAGTGAAGTGCAGGCTCAACTGAAGAAGGCGAGAAGCAATCCAAGACAGTCGGATGAGCAAAATTTACAGGGTAATACTGCTGCTCGAGGGTCAATAACATCGCAATTGAATTCAATTTCGAATGGGACATATGATTCTCTTAAGGATAAGTACTGTGTTTGTAATCCTGATTTCGCCTCGCTAGTAGTGAGAAGTAAAGAGCCTGAGTTATACAGAAATGGATGCACTCAGAGAATTCGTGCATTTGAAAGCAACCTGTTGGATGAAAAATTCTCTCTTTCCGGACTTGTTGATGATGGGAAGAATGTAACAATCATCAGAGGAGATGATGAACATCTGCGTAAAACCCCTAAACCGAATGGTGATAATACAAATGGGGTAGAGGAGAACCCAAAAGAACTTAAAGTGATGCAGGCAGATGGTAGCCATATTCAAGCACCTGCCTTTAAGTCCTtccagaagaagagaaagagagcagctAGATTTAGGAGAAGCAAAGCTCCCTCATGCAGGTATCTTGATCCTCATCAGTTGATGGAAATGCGCCAAGTATCTGATTTCTCGTGCTCTAGAACTTCTGCTTCGTCACTCAATAGCAGTGTTCTCACAGATAATGCTTCAAAGAAGTCTGAAGATGAAATTCATAAAGTCACATCATCCATTTCGATCCCAAAACTGCCCTCAGATACAACTGAAATGAGTACATGGTCCGAATGTGCTAATGTTACTGAAAATGATAGTGGTCAGAAGGCAACAACGTTTGTTGAAGAATCCAGATTGACCGGGCAGGAATGTGTCTCTGCCGAGAGTCTGGCGGTTCTGGCATGCAAAAGAGATGTTGAGAAAGATTATCCGTTACATAAGTCAAATACGAAAGTATCCAATTTAGATGATGGCACTACTAGTCAACCTGAAAACAATAAGTTTCTCAAATATACATTCTGCAGAAAGCGCAAGAAGGGCACGCTAAACAACCCTGAAAGCAAGTCCCTTCTTCACAATGACACTTTGGAAAGGAAGACAGTCGAGGAACAAAATGGTTCTCTAGAGCCAcagaagtcaagcttgttgctcAAATCATCTCAGGACAGTCGACGACTAGCACAGGTTGCTCGTCAG CTTATATCTTTGTCGGAGAAGAAGTGGTGGCAATAG
- the LOC126626276 gene encoding pentatricopeptide repeat-containing protein At1g74850, chloroplastic-like translates to MSFSPTLSISSSSPISASVYKINPKSHQLTVVTKAPDSSVHRRFLSVRHNFLSGDRRLAFSARAKPKDLILGNPSVTLEKGKYSYDVETLINKLSSLPPRGSIARCLDIFKNKLSLNDFALVFKEFAARGDWQRSLRLFKYMQRQIWCKPNEHIYTIMISLLGREGLLDKCTEVFDEMPSQGVVRSVFSYTALINAYGRNGQYETSLEFLDRMKKDKVSPSILTYNTVLNACARGGLDWEGLLGLFAEMRHDGILPDLVTYNTLLSACAGRGLGDEAEMVFGTMNEGGIVPDITTYRYLVETFGKLDKLERVSELLKEMEAGGNLPDITSYNVLLEAYAQLGSIRESMGVFRQMQAAGCMPNAATYSILLNLYGSHGRYDDVRELFLEMKVSNTVPDAATYNILIQVFGEGGYFKEVVTLFHDMVEEKIEPNMETYEGLIYACGKGGLHEDSKKILLHMHENGIVPSTKAYTGVIEAYGQAALYDEALVAFNIMNEVGSKPSVESYNSLIHAFARGGLYRETEAVLLITGEAGVARNVHTVNGMIEAFRQGGQFEEAIKSYVEMEKTRCEPDEWTLEAVLSVYCVAGLVNECEEHFQEIKASGILPSVMCYCMMLAVYARSDRWDDAYELLNEMLTNRQSNIHQVIGQMIKGDYDDDSNWQMVEYFFDKLKSEGCGLGMRFYNTLLEALWWLGQKQRAVRVLNEATQRGLFPELFRKNKLVASVDVHRMWQGGAYTAMSVWLNNMYEMFLNGEDLPHLATVVVVRGKMEKSSISQELPIAKAAYTFLQDNMPASFSFPKWNNGRILCQRPQLKRILSSIEPSTEGSEGNNITTLSNSPFPPPGTKTSSSAVNSGRYNDASSDERIRTRTELLTSTV, encoded by the exons ATGTCCTTCTCCCCCACGCTCTCCATTTCCAGCTCTTCGCCTATATCCGCCTCAGTTTACAAAATTAACCCCAAGTCCCATCAGCTCACTGTCGTCACCAAAGCCCCGGACTCGTCCGTGCACCGGAGATTCTTATCCGTCCGCCATAACTTCCTCTCCGGCGACCGTCGGCTGGCGTTCTCTGCCAGGGCGAAGCCGAAGGATCTCATCCTCGGGAACCCGTCGGTGACGCTGGAGAAGGGGAAGTACAGCTACGACGTCGAGACCCTAATTAACAAACTCAGTAGCCTCCCTCCGCGCGGAAGCATCGCTCGGTGCCTCGACATTTTCAAGAACAAGCTGTCGCTGAACGATTTCGCTTTGGTGTTCAAGGAGTTCGCCGCGCGCGGTGATTGGCAGCGGTCGCTCCGCCTCTTCAAGTATATGCAGCGCCAGATATGGTGCAAGCCGAACGAGCACATATACACGATAATGATCAGCTTGCTCGGCCGCGAGGGGCTGCTGGATAAGTGCACCGAGGTGTTCGACGAAATGCCTAGCCAGGGCGTGGTCCGCAGCGTCTTCAGCTACACCGCATTGATCAATGCCTACGGGCGTAACGGTCAGTACGAAACCTCCCTTGAATTTCTTGATAGAATGAAGAAGGATAAGGTTTCGCCGAGTATTTTGACTTATAATACTGTGCTCAATGCTTGTGCAAGAGGTGGGTTGGATTGGGAAGGGTTGTTAGGATTGTTTGCCGAAATGCGGCACGATGGAATACTGCCGGACCTTGTTACTTATAATACTTTGCTTAGTGCTTGTGCTGGTAGAGGATTAGGTGATGAGGCGGAGATGGTGTTCGGGACTATGAATGAGGGTGGGATTGTTCCGGATATAACCACGTATCGTTACCTTGTTGAAACTTTTGGTAAATTGGACAAGCTTGAGAGAGTCTCGGAGCTTCTTAAAGAGATGGAAGCTGGAGGGAATTTGCCTGATATTACGTCGTATAATGTGTTACTAGAGGCATATGCACAATTGGGGTCGATTAGAGAGTCAATGGGTGTGTTTAGGCAGATGCAGGCAGCAGGGTGTATGCCAAATGCCGCCACTTATAGTATTTTGTTGAATCTGTACGGGAGTCATGGAAGGTATGATGATGTTCGGGAGCTTTTTCTTGAGATGAAAGTGAGCAATACAGTGCCAGATGCAGCTACGTATAACATTCTCATACAAGTGTTTGGGGAGGGTGGGTATTTTAAGGAGGTAGTGACTTTGTTTCATGATATGGTGGAGGAGAAAATTGAGCCCAATATGGAGACGTACGAAGGGTTGATATATGCTTGTGGAAAGGGAGGACTTCATGAGGATTCCAAGAAAATTTTACTTCACATGCACGAGAATGGAATAGTGCCTAGTACCAAGGCCTATACAGGGGTTATTGAAGCATATGGGCAAGCGGCATTGTATGACGAAGCTCTTGTTGCCTTCAACATAATGAATGAAGTGGGAAGCAAACCATCAGTTGAAAGCTACAACTCGCTGATACATGCATTTGCAAGAGGCGGATTATACAGGGAGACTGAAGCAGTCTTGTTGATAACAGGCGAGGCTGGTGTAGCCAGGAATGTCCATACAGTCAATGGCATGATAGAAGCTTTTAGGCAAGGAGGTCAATTTGAAGAAGCTATCAAGTCATACGTTGAGATGGAAAAGACAAGATGCGAACCTGATGAGTGGACCCTTGAGGCAGTTTTAAGCGTTTACTGCGTTGCAGGTCTTGTTAATGAGTGTGAGGAGCACTTCCAAGAGATTAAAGCCTCAGGAATATTACCCAGTGTCATGTGCTACTGCATGATGCTTGCTGTTTATGCGAGGAGTGACAG GTGGGATGATGCCTATGAGTTGCTGAATGAGATGCTTACAAACAGGCAATCAAATATTCATCAAGTGATTGGGCAGATGATCAAGGGAGACTACGATGATGACTCTAACTGGCAGATGGTAGAATATTTTTTTGACAAATTAAAATCTGAGGGATGCGGGTTGGGAATGAGGTTCTACAACACTCTACTGGAAGCACTTTGGTGGCTGGGTCAGAAACAAAGAGCTGTGCGAGTTCTTAATGAAGCAACACAGCGGGGGCTTTTTCCTGAACTTTTTCGTAAAAATAAACTTGTGGCGTCTGTTGATGTGCACAG GATGTGGCAAGGTGGTGCATATACAGCAATGTCAGTTTGGCTAAACAATATGTATGAGATGTTCCTCAATGGCGAGGATCTACCCCATCTTGCAACTGTCGTCGTAGT ACGAGGGAAGATGGAGAAAAGCTCCATATCACAAGAACTACCGATTGCAAAGGCTGCTTATACATTTCTGCAGGATAATATGCCAGCGTCCTTTTCTTTCCCAAAATGGAACAATGGTCGAATACTCTGCCAGCGCCCTCAGCTCAAGCGGATTCTATCAAGCATTGAACCATCCACAGAGGGGTCCGAAGGGAATAATATAACCACGTTAAGTAACTCTCCGTTTCCTCCTCCCGGAACAAAGACATCCTCCAGTGCTGTCAATAGTGGACGGTATAATGATGCCAGTTCTGATGAAAGAATTAGGACAAGAACAGAGCTTTTGACAAGCACGGTTTAA
- the LOC126626277 gene encoding transcription factor MYB1R1-like, whose amino-acid sequence MSSGTCSTVEPAGAGEFMLFGVRVVVDSMRKSVSLNNLSQYEQPQEAASNNGNNGTAAGKDDAAPGYASENDVVHNSGGNRERERKRGVPWTEEEHKLFLLGLQKVGKGDWRGISRNFVKTRTPTQVASHAQKYFLRRNNHNRRRRRSSLFDITTETVSPTPMDEEQVHLQDNASQSHPLPPPPLSDLRNASGFPVVPDFPMTVGPAALPVPIENPTENLALRQANHENSTLPKLVHPAALHSAPHAAAMSDLNLNSTKDPSTLTLNLSLSMESREPSSRHSAFQTMSGFSNGDSMISVT is encoded by the exons ATGTCGTCGGGCACGTGCTCCACCGTCGAGCCCGCGGGCGCCGGAGAATTCATGCTGTTCGGCGTGCGCGTGGTGGTCGATTCCATGAGGAAGAGCGTCAGTTTGAACAATCTCTCGCAGTACGAGCAGCCTCAGGAGGCCGCCTCCAACAACGGAAATAACGGCACCGCCGCCGGAAAGGATGACGCGGCGCCCGGTTACGCCTCCGAGAACGACGTCGTCCACAATTCTGGCGGGAATCGCGAGCGCGAACGCAAGCGAG GGGTTCCATGGACGGAGGAAGAGCACAAGCTTTTCTTGCTTGGATTGCAGAAAGTAGGGAAAGGAGATTGGAGAGGGATCTCAAGAAACTTCGTGAAGACTCGCACCCCGACTCAGGTTGCCAGCCACGCACAGAAGTACTTTCTGCGCCGGAACAACCACAATCGCCGGCGCCGCAGATCTAGCCTCTTCGACATCACCACCGAAACG GTCTCTCCAACTCCAATGGACGAAGAGCAAGTACATCTTCAAGATAACGCATCTCAGTCGCATCCATTGCCTCCTCCGCCACTATCCGACCTTCGCAACGCCAGTGGATTTCCAGTGGTGCCAGATTTTCCAATGACTGTAGGTCCAGCTGCCTTGCCAGTTCCCATTGAGAATCCTACGGAAAATCTAGCTCTACGACAAGCAAATCACGAGAATAGTACCTTGCCTAAGCTCGTCCATCCAGCTGCCCTTCACTCGGCCCCTCATGCCGCTGCAATGTCTGATCTAAACTTGAACTCAACAAAGGACCCATCAACTCTCACTCTCAACCTCTCCTTGTCAATGGAGTCGAGGGAACCGTCATCAAGGCATTCGGCTTTCCAGACAATGTCAGGATTCAGCAATGGGGATAGCATGATCAGCGTCACCTAA
- the LOC126626278 gene encoding serine/threonine-protein kinase AtPK1/AtPK6-like: protein MVTSSQKKTLHSLLAAKLSSLTIPPSSAPSSSSPPQDFDFNEIFGPTATTPNDSSTSAAASFPPPPLVIHNRSHSFVGPSPRFTPTPYSLPFTSDFLDSQSDDDEAETPVGTENRNGGESEKTELGARKFGPADFEMLRVVGQGAFGKVFQVRKKSDDDSNGGGDGGDGLFAMKVMRKDTIIKKNHVDYMKAERDILTKVVHPFIVQLRYSFQTNSKLYLIMDFINGGHLFFHLYRQGIFSEDQARFYTAEIVSAVAHLHKCGIVHRDLKPENVLVDSDGHVMLTDFGLAKEIDEASRSNSMCGTTEYMAPEILLSKGHNKDADWWSIGILLYEMLKGQPPFTHANRKKLQERIIKEKVKLPSYLTSEAHSLLKGLLQKDPSQRLGNGPNGGDNVKSHKWFRSINWKKLEAREVLPKFKPDVSGKDCTANFDRCWTTMPLEDSPAPTPTAGEHFQGYTYVAPNPWLSSI from the exons ATGGTGACGTCATCTCAGAAGAAAACGCTCCACTCCCTGCTGGCCGCGAAGCTCAGCAGCCTCACAATCCCGCCGTCCTCCGCCCCATCCTCCTCATCCCCACCTCAAGACTTCGACTTTAACGAAATCTTCGGCCCCACAGCCACCACCCCCAACGACTCATCAACCTCCGCCGCCGCCTCATTCCCGCCTCCGCCGCTAGTCATCCACAACCGCTCTCACTCCTTCGTGGGCCCCTCCCCGCGCTTCACTCCCACTCCCTACTCCCTTCCCTTCACCTCCGACTTCCTCGATTCCCAGAGCGATGACGACGAAGCGGAAACCCCAGTCGGAACCGAGAATCGGAATGGTGGGGAATCAGAGAAGACCGAGCTCGGAGCTCGGAAGTTTGGGCCTGCGGATTTTGAGATGCTGAGAGTTGTGGGTCAGGGCGCGTTTGGGAAGGTCTTTCAAGTGAGAAAGAAGAGCGACGACGACAGTAACGGCGGCGGTGACGGCGGTGATGGGCTTTTTGCCATGAAGGTTATGAGGAAGGACACAATCATAAAGAAGAACCATGTTGATTACATGAAAGCTGAGAGAGATATTCTCACTAAGGTTGTGCACCCCTTCATTGTTCAGCTCCGCTACTCTTTCCAG ACCAACTCTAAGCTTTATTTGATCATGGATTTTATAAACGGAGGGCATCTCTTCTTTCATCTATACCGGCAGGGAATCTTCAG CGAGGATCAGGCGAGATTTTATACTGCTGAGATAGTGTCTGCTGTTGCACATCTTCACAAGTGCGGGATTGTCCATCGGGACCTTAAACCTGAAAATGTTCTTGTGGATTCTGATGGGCAT GTCATGCTAACTGATTTTGGGCTAGCAAAGGAAATTGACGAAGCCAGCAGATCGAATTCAATGTGTGGCACCACAGAGTACATGGCTCCAGAAATTTTGCTGTCTAAAGGCCACAACAAAGATGCGGATTGGTGGAGCATCGGTATCCTTTTGTATGAGATGCTAAAGGGGCAG CCACCATTTACACACGCCAACAGAAAGAAACTTCAGGAGAGAATCATCAAGGAGAAAGTTAAACTCCCGTCGTATCTAACCAGCGAAGCTCACTCTCTGCTGAAAGGA TTGCTACAAAAGGATCCGTCACAGAGGTTAGGTAACGGGCCGAATGGAGGGGATAACGTCAAAAGCCATAAATGGTTTCGATCAATCAACTGGAAGAAGTTGGAGGCCAGAGAAGTGCTCCCAAAGTTCAAACCAGATGTGAGCGGAAAAGACTGCACAGCCAACTTTGACCGGTGCTGGACTACAATGCCTCTGGAAGACTCACCCGCTCCTACACCAACTGCGGGTGAGCATTTCCAGGGGTACACTTACGTGGCACCTAACCCGTGGCTTTCGTCGATATAA